A genomic region of Paralichthys olivaceus isolate ysfri-2021 chromosome 18, ASM2471397v2, whole genome shotgun sequence contains the following coding sequences:
- the LOC138405459 gene encoding uncharacterized protein: MDVIVKAFLEEPSEQWLDECSREQLLKIVDYYEVDVGDRRVKETIRSNLKVHLCKMKVLGTVKEAGASVCDDSVASLGVGLGLSFEQQKELLELRLKFEAEKELSLERIKQETELAKLELQRQQLQVAREDRAAAGLLPGGPSVSGGNAVRAGNDLSDLRLVPKFNERDPETFFLMFERLGDARGWSEATRALLLQCVITGRAQEAYSSLSSSECGNYATVKSAILKAFELVPEAYRQRFRTGKRGEKSHMEFARDLSTYFDRWCVATDVESYDGLRELVILEQFKNSLSERIATYISERKVKTTAEAAALADDYVLTHGGDAPVARGGGHRDAFSGGSAGSGRPVRPTDQQRDERGARIACSLVLFPSTSWVARVPCGTLSLWGGVLRPQPMSVSCLCMVCMLCGCVLQVADC, from the exons ATGGATGTAATAGTGAAGGCGTTTTTGGAGGAGCCGTCTGAGCAGTGGTTGGATGAGTGTTCTAGGGAGCAGTTGCTTAAAATAGTGGACTATTATGAGGTCGATGTAGGGGACAGACGTGTTAAGGAGACCATTCGGTCCAATTTGAAGgtgcatttgtgtaaaatgaagGTTTTGGGCACCGTGAAAGAAGCTGgtgcttctgtgtgtgatgaCTCGGTTGCGAGTCTTGGTGTTGGTCTTGGGTTGTCCTTCGAGCAGCAAAAGGAGTTGCTGGAGTTGCGTCTGAAGTTTGAGGCAGAGAAGGAGCTTTCTTTGGAGAGGATTAAGCAGGAGACTGAGTTGGCGaaactggagctgcagaggcaaCAGCTGCAGGTGGCTCGTGAGGACAGAGCAGCGGCTGGTTTGTTACCTGGTGGTCCCTCTGTGTCTGGGGGAAATGCGGTACGTGCTGGTAATGATTTGAGTGATTTGAGGCTTGTGCCCAAATTTAATGAACGTGATCCAGAGACATTTTTTCTAATGTTTGAGCGTCTGGGGGATGCACGGGGGTGGTCTGAGGCCACACGCGCAttgttgttgcagtgtgtgATAACCGGCAGGGCCCAGGAGGCTTATTCGTCCTTGAGTAGCAGTGAGTGTGGGAATTACGCAACAGTAAAATCAGCTATTCTGAAGGCGTTTGAGCTTGTCCCTGAGGCTTATCGCCAGCGATTTAGGACtgggaagagaggtgagaagTCTCACATGGAGTTTGCACGTGACTTGTCCACTTATTTTGATCGCTGGTGTGTTGCTACAGATGTTGAGTCATATGATGGTCTGCGGGAGCTGGTTATTTTGGAGCAGTTCAAGAACTCGCTGTCGGAGCGCATTGCTACTTACATCAGTGAGCGCAAAGTTAAAACGACAGCTGAGGCCGCTGCATTGGCCGATGATTATGTGCTGACGCACGGGGGGGATGCTCCTGTGGCTCGCGGTGGCGGGCACAGGGACGCTTTCTCCGGTGGCAGTGCTGGGTCGGGGCGCCCTGTAAGACCAACAGACCAGCAGAGGGACGAACGTGGTGCAC gtATCGCCTGCTCCCTTGTCCTTTTCCCTTCTACCTCTTGGGTTGCCAGGGTTCCGTGTGGGACCCTGTCTTtatgggggggggtgttacggccccagcccatgtctgtgtcctgtctgtgtatggtgtgtatgctgtgtgggtgtgtcttgcaGGTTGCTGATTGTTAG